The genomic DNA AGCCGAGAAGATTACGCCTGAAATTGTAAACTTTATGGCAACGCACGGCCGTGGCCTGATCTGCACGCCGCTTACCGAAGAGCGTTGTGATGAACTGGGCCTGGAACTGATGGTGGGCCGCAACACCGCCCTGCACGCCACGCCCTTCACCGTGTCCGTTGACCTGATAGGCCATGGCTGTACCACGGGCATCTCCGCTTCTGACCGGGCAAAAACAATCCAGGCGCTCGTAGATCCGAATACCGATCCGCATGACCTGGGCAAGCCGGGCCACATTTTTCCGCTTAAAGCCAAGAAAGAAGGCGTGCTGCGTCGCGCCGGCCACACCGAAGCGGCCGTAGACCTGGCCCATTTGGCAGGATTGGCACCGGCCGGGGTGCTGGTAGAGATCATGAACGAGGATGGCTCTATGGCCCGCCTGCCCGACCTGATAAAGGTGGCCGAGCGTTTCGACCTCAAACTCATTTCCATTAAAGACCTGATCGCCTACCGGCTGAAAAATGAGAGCCTGATAGACCGCGAGATCGTGGTGCAGCTGCCCACTGATTTCGGCACTTTCGACCTGTATGCGTTTACCCAACGGAGCAACGGGGCCAAGCACCTGGCGCTGGTAAAAGGCACCTGGGAGGAAGGTGAGCCTATTCTGGTACGCGTGCACTCGTCGTGTGTAACCGGCGATATTTTTGGCTCCTGCCGTTGCGACTGCGGGCCGCAGCTGCACGAGGCCATGCGCATGGTAGATAAGGAAGGCAAAGGCGTGATCGTATACATGAACCAGGAAGGGCGCGGCATTGGCCTGATCAACAAACTGAGAGCCTACAAGTTGCAGGAGCAGGGCCTGGATACGGTAGAAGCAAACCTAGAGCTTGGCTTTAAAATGGATGAGCGGGATTACGGGGTTGGTGCCCAGATCCTGCGCGACTTAGGGGTGCAGAAAATGCGGCTCATTTCCAACAATCCAAAGAAAAGGTCCGGCTTAATGGGCTATGGCCTGGAAGTGGTGGAGCGCGTGCCGATAGAGATGAAGCCGAACGAACACAACCAGAAATACCTGACCACCAAGCGTGATAAACTGGGACACGAAATTCTTAAAACCGTGACGGTGAATAAATAAACTGACCGGAGTTTCTTAGGAAAAGTCCTGCCCTTGATCTGTTCCGATCAAGGGCAGGACTTTTGTTTTAACATTAAAAATTTATCTTAAATATAGGAAACATTCCTTTTTAACTGGTGGTAAAAAATTGTAAGTGCCTGTTTTGTAGGATGTAGCAGCTGTGAGCATGTGCTCGCAACTATAAAAGGAAAGGTGTATGAAGGCAACCACGTTAAGAAGACTAATAATAGCGGTGTTTATGGTTTGGTCGGGCTTAACGTGGGGTTACAGCCGGGCCCAGAACCGCTCTGCCATTGACATACAAGTATGGCCCAGCGGTGAGGTTGTGCTCACTTCCGGCGATACCGTTAGCGGCCCCTTAATGTTTTACCGCAACCAGGATGTGATCAACGTGCAGCACAAGGATGGCACGGTCAGCGCTTTTTCTCCGGTTAACGTGCAGTACTTTATTGCCAACGAGCTACCGGGCGGTAACCATCATGTATTCCGGACCTACGCCTGGGACCAGGGCCACAACTACTCCAATTTCAGGAAGCCCACTTTTTTTGAACAGCTCAATGATGGGTATATCACCCTGATCATGCGCGAGACGTATACGGCACGCGATCTGGCCAATACGGGCGGCTACCGATACTACAACTCCGCTTATTATGCGCCTTCCAATTCGGAGTGGGCCGAGCAGGTAACCGAATTATACTATGCCCTGCTCCCCGATGGCACAATTATCACGTTACGCAATGTGCGCAAAGACCTCGGAAAGCTTTTTGGAAAGAAGTCGTCGCTCGTAAAATCCTTTGTGAAGCAGAACAAGTTGAGCTACGAAAACCCCATGGAAGTGGTCGCCATTGTCAACTACTTCAACTCGCTCGAGTAAGCTACAGATCCCGTAGTTTCAACGTATAGTACGCCAGAAACAAAAACAGGTCGATATACCCGATCGCCGGCAAGACCGCCCACTGCGGCAGGAGCAATTCCGTCGGTGTGGTGAGCTGGTCCATCAGTTCCTGCCCCGGCATGGGCGTCAGGCTCTTCCATACTTTCATGGGCATGAATTTATCCATACTATCGGAAAGTTGAAAATTGAGGATGGGCTCCACGATCTGCGCATACGCGATAAAGGCAATGATGGCAAGGCCGCTGCGCTTGATTAAAAAGGCGCTGAGCAGGGCCAGCGTCATATAGCCCACTGCCTGCACAAAGTAGTAAGAGAGGCTGTCTACCTGCCCGAAGATGGCGGCAACGCTTTTATCGGTGCTGTACACCATGCCAAAGTATAAACCCATCAAAAACAGGAACAGGGTGGCGGCCATACTTACAGCCAGGATCACATAAAACTTTGCCACCACCAGCTCCGCCCTTGACATGCCATCGATGACCTGCTGGCGAAACGTACGGTAACTATACTCGTCGGTGACCAGCACAATGATCAGAATGCCGAGCAGCAGATTAAAATAGCTGGCCACATACGCCAGCCGTTGCCAGATAGCCGGAAACTGGTACACATCACTGCCCAGCGCACTGCCGTTAATCGTAATATTGCTCATGGCATACATCACCAGTACCAGCAGCACCGCATAGATCGCCAGGATGACCCAGGCCGTGCGGTAAGGGAATATTTTCTGAAATTCGATGCGAAGTAAGTTCATCAAGATTGTGTTTTAACGATTTCCAGAAACTGGGTTTCCAGGCTTTTGCGCCGCACCACTACCTGCGAGAGCACGATGCCTGCCTCAAACATGGCCTTGTTCACATCAGCGCTCGTGCAGCCTTCCTGCAGGGTGAGCACCAGGTTTTCTTTTTCCGGATGAAAAGCGGCCACGCACGGCATTTGCGGCAAAAGCGCCAGCGCCTGCTCGCGGCTGTCGGTGCTGATCACCACACTGTCTTTGGCGGATAGGATCGTACCCACGGGACCTTCGGCCTTCAGCACACCTCCCTGCAGCACGGCCACATGGGTACATACTTTCTCCACCTCGTCCAGCAGGTGACTGGCAAGTATGATCGTCTTGCCCTCGGAGGCGATGCGCAGTATGAGCTGGCGCACCTCGGCGATACCTTCCGGGTCCAGGCCGTTGGTGGGTTCATCCAGCACCAGCACTTCCGGGTCGTTGAGCAGGGCAGCGGCCAGGGCAAGCCGTTGTTTCATGCCAAGCGAAAAGCCTTTAAAAGTCGTATGCCTGCGATGGTCGAGCCCCACCAGGTGCAGCGCGTGCCCGATCTTTTTAGGATCGGCGCCTTTGATGCTGGCAGCCACCTCCAGGTTGCGATGGGCCGTGAGGTAAGGGTAAAAGTTTGGCGTTTCGAGCAGGGCGCCCACGCGGCGCTTGGTGCTGCGGCTAACCGGCTGGCCAAACCAGCTGAAACTGCCCGCATCCGGCCGGATCACATCCAGCACCATACTCAGGGTAGTGGTTTTTCCGCTGCCGTTAGGCCCGAGCAGTCCGTAAATGCTGCCCTGCGCTACCTGCACCGATAGCTGCTGCACCGCCTGTATGGCGCCGTAGCGTTTACTAAGGTTGTTAATGTCGAGTATTGCTGCCAAGCGTATAGGTTTTCAGTACTGGTGTCTGGCTTTTTTCTATTGCATTACCGGAATATAGGAAAGTAAGTGAAGGCATCCAACTATCCGCCCGCGGTATCA from Pontibacter liquoris includes the following:
- a CDS encoding ABC transporter permease, coding for MNLLRIEFQKIFPYRTAWVILAIYAVLLVLVMYAMSNITINGSALGSDVYQFPAIWQRLAYVASYFNLLLGILIIVLVTDEYSYRTFRQQVIDGMSRAELVVAKFYVILAVSMAATLFLFLMGLYFGMVYSTDKSVAAIFGQVDSLSYYFVQAVGYMTLALLSAFLIKRSGLAIIAFIAYAQIVEPILNFQLSDSMDKFMPMKVWKSLTPMPGQELMDQLTTPTELLLPQWAVLPAIGYIDLFLFLAYYTLKLRDL
- a CDS encoding ABC transporter ATP-binding protein, with product MAAILDINNLSKRYGAIQAVQQLSVQVAQGSIYGLLGPNGSGKTTTLSMVLDVIRPDAGSFSWFGQPVSRSTKRRVGALLETPNFYPYLTAHRNLEVAASIKGADPKKIGHALHLVGLDHRRHTTFKGFSLGMKQRLALAAALLNDPEVLVLDEPTNGLDPEGIAEVRQLILRIASEGKTIILASHLLDEVEKVCTHVAVLQGGVLKAEGPVGTILSAKDSVVISTDSREQALALLPQMPCVAAFHPEKENLVLTLQEGCTSADVNKAMFEAGIVLSQVVVRRKSLETQFLEIVKTQS
- a CDS encoding bifunctional 3,4-dihydroxy-2-butanone-4-phosphate synthase/GTP cyclohydrolase II; protein product: METNTSQALRPLDTIAAAIEDIRQGKVVIVVDDDDRENEGDFVCAAEKITPEIVNFMATHGRGLICTPLTEERCDELGLELMVGRNTALHATPFTVSVDLIGHGCTTGISASDRAKTIQALVDPNTDPHDLGKPGHIFPLKAKKEGVLRRAGHTEAAVDLAHLAGLAPAGVLVEIMNEDGSMARLPDLIKVAERFDLKLISIKDLIAYRLKNESLIDREIVVQLPTDFGTFDLYAFTQRSNGAKHLALVKGTWEEGEPILVRVHSSCVTGDIFGSCRCDCGPQLHEAMRMVDKEGKGVIVYMNQEGRGIGLINKLRAYKLQEQGLDTVEANLELGFKMDERDYGVGAQILRDLGVQKMRLISNNPKKRSGLMGYGLEVVERVPIEMKPNEHNQKYLTTKRDKLGHEILKTVTVNK